The Streptococcus sp. VT 162 genome has a window encoding:
- a CDS encoding nitrate ABC transporter ATP-binding protein, protein MTEIRLEHVGYAYGDEKILEDINLQVTSGEVVSILGPSGVGKTTLFNLIAGILEVQSGRIVLDGEENPKGRVSYMLQKDLLLEHKTVLGNIILPLLIQKVDKAEAIARADDILATFQLTTVRDKYPHELSGGMRQRVALLRTYLFGHKLFLLDEAFSALDEMTKMELHAWYLEIHKQLQLTTLIITHSIEEALNLSDRIYILKNRPGQIVSEIKLDWSGDEDKEVQKIAYKRQILAELGLNT, encoded by the coding sequence ATGACAGAAATTAGACTAGAACACGTAGGCTATGCCTATGGCGATGAAAAGATTTTAGAGGACATCAACCTGCAGGTGACTTCGGGTGAAGTGGTCTCTATTCTAGGTCCAAGTGGTGTAGGAAAGACAACCCTCTTTAACCTAATCGCTGGGATTTTAGAAGTCCAGTCTGGGCGAATTGTCCTTGACGGCGAGGAAAATCCTAAGGGGCGCGTGAGTTATATGTTGCAAAAGGATTTGCTTTTGGAGCACAAGACGGTGCTTGGCAATATCATCCTGCCTCTCTTGATTCAAAAGGTGGATAAGGCGGAGGCTATTGCTCGAGCGGATGACATCCTTGCGACCTTCCAGCTGACAACCGTACGGGATAAGTATCCTCATGAGCTCAGTGGAGGGATGCGCCAGCGTGTAGCCTTGCTTCGGACCTACCTTTTCGGGCACAAGCTCTTTCTTCTAGACGAGGCCTTTAGTGCCTTGGATGAGATGACCAAGATGGAACTCCACGCTTGGTACCTTGAGATTCACAAGCAGTTGCAACTAACGACCTTGATCATCACACATAGTATTGAAGAGGCCCTCAATCTTAGCGACCGCATCTACATCCTAAAAAATCGGCCGGGACAGATTGTCTCAGAAATTAAACTAGATTGGTCTGGAGACGAGGACAAGGAAGTCCAAAAGATTGCCTATAAGCGTCAAATATTAGCAGAATTGGGATTAAATACGTAG